From Oscillospiraceae bacterium CM, a single genomic window includes:
- a CDS encoding adenine nucleotide alpha hydrolase family protein has protein sequence MNKFTGLVRRCAEDYRMIDDGDVIAVGVSGGKDSVALLCALHNLSRYYPKRFKLHAMTISPGLEGMDFTPIADLCRKLDVPYTVHETQLAKIIFEDRQEKNPCALCAKMRRGMLNDLALGLGIKKLALAHHYDDAVETFLLSLFYEGRISCFEPVTYMSRAGVTQIRPLLYVGEASIRNLVSRYDLPVVHNPCPKNGKSKREEVKTLLKTLSAQYPDLKSKIFGAMQRQPLDGWEPETHARRPLP, from the coding sequence ATGAACAAATTCACAGGACTCGTCCGCCGCTGTGCGGAGGATTACCGCATGATTGACGATGGGGACGTTATCGCCGTCGGCGTTTCGGGCGGGAAAGATTCCGTCGCGCTTTTGTGTGCGCTTCATAACCTGAGCCGGTATTATCCGAAGCGCTTTAAGCTGCATGCTATGACGATAAGCCCCGGCCTTGAGGGGATGGATTTTACACCGATTGCCGATTTGTGCCGCAAGCTCGATGTGCCTTATACGGTACATGAGACACAGCTGGCTAAAATCATCTTTGAAGACCGGCAGGAGAAAAACCCATGCGCGCTCTGCGCCAAGATGCGACGCGGCATGTTAAATGATCTGGCGCTTGGGCTCGGCATCAAAAAGCTCGCCCTCGCGCACCATTATGACGACGCCGTCGAAACATTTCTCCTGTCGCTTTTTTACGAAGGGCGGATCAGCTGCTTTGAGCCTGTCACATATATGAGCCGCGCAGGCGTGACACAGATCCGGCCGCTCTTATACGTTGGGGAAGCGTCAATCAGGAATCTCGTTTCGCGCTATGACCTGCCGGTCGTTCACAACCCCTGTCCCAAAAACGGCAAAAGCAAGCGGGAAGAGGTCAAAACGCTCCTTAAAACGCTTTCCGCGCAGTATCCCGATTTAAAAAGCAAAATCTTCGGTGCGATGCAGCGCCAGCCGCTTGACGGCTGGGAGCCCGAGACGCATGCGCGCCGTCCGCTGCCGTAA
- the rplM gene encoding 50S ribosomal protein L13 gives MSTTLAKKETVSRKWYILDAAGKPLGRTAAQAAVLLRGKHKPIYTPNVDCGDFVIIINAEQAVLTGNKLVQKFYRRHSGWVGGLKEIQYKKLMAERPELAMQLAVKGMMAKNNLDRLAMKRLRIFKGAVHKHEAQQPVAWTQE, from the coding sequence ATGTCAACGACTCTTGCGAAAAAGGAGACCGTTTCGCGCAAATGGTACATCCTTGACGCGGCCGGCAAGCCGCTCGGCCGGACGGCTGCGCAGGCTGCTGTTCTGCTCCGCGGCAAGCACAAGCCGATTTACACGCCAAACGTGGACTGCGGTGATTTTGTCATCATCATTAACGCTGAGCAGGCTGTCCTAACCGGCAACAAGCTCGTCCAGAAGTTCTACCGTCGTCACAGCGGCTGGGTTGGCGGCCTGAAGGAAATTCAGTACAAAAAACTCATGGCCGAACGGCCGGAGCTTGCCATGCAGCTGGCCGTTAAGGGCATGATGGCGAAGAATAACCTTGACCGTCTGGCCATGAAACGCCTGCGTATTTTCAAGGGCGCCGTCCATAAGCACGAGGCGCAGCAGCCCGTTGCCTGGACGCAGGAATAA
- the rpsI gene encoding 30S ribosomal protein S9, protein MYTSKKPYVYGTGRRKSSVARVHLFPGGTGTVTINGRDMNDYFGLETLKLLVRQPLNTTGTAGKVDIVATVVGGGVTGQAGAIRHGIARALLQVDETFRPALKAAGFLTRDPRMKERKKYGLKAARRAPQFSKR, encoded by the coding sequence ATGTATACAAGCAAAAAGCCTTACGTCTACGGCACAGGCAGACGGAAATCCTCCGTAGCCCGCGTCCACCTCTTCCCCGGCGGTACCGGCACCGTGACCATTAACGGCCGCGATATGAACGATTATTTTGGACTTGAGACGCTCAAGCTCCTTGTCCGCCAGCCTCTCAACACGACCGGCACAGCCGGGAAGGTTGATATTGTCGCCACCGTTGTCGGCGGCGGCGTTACCGGTCAGGCCGGCGCAATCCGCCATGGCATCGCCCGCGCCCTGCTGCAGGTTGACGAGACTTTCCGCCCGGCCCTCAAGGCCGCCGGTTTCCTCACCCGTGACCCGCGTATGAAAGAGCGTAAAAAATACGGCCTCAAAGCCGCCCGCCGCGCGCCCCAGTTCTCCAAGAGATAG
- a CDS encoding epoxyqueuosine reductase, with protein sequence MNQELTKLLTDHGASLIGFADIDGLYQNADVLALPRSVDSETAPFDIPRFPKGISIAVALPRDVIGDIRSAPTMDYFQQYHALNKKLDMLAVLCAEALNKAGYQAYPQTVSATKEYGVFRTIMPHKTVAVRAGLGWIGKSALFVTEQYGSAVRLTSVLTNAPLQCAGAAMTPKCGDCMICTNACPGKAILGRLWHAEMDRDTYFDAMACRLKAREIAAKALNKDITLCGKCIEICSYTQGYISRNL encoded by the coding sequence ATGAATCAGGAATTAACGAAGCTGCTGACTGATCATGGTGCCTCATTGATTGGTTTTGCTGATATCGACGGGCTTTATCAAAACGCGGATGTTCTAGCGTTACCGCGCAGCGTTGATTCCGAAACAGCACCGTTTGACATCCCCAGATTTCCCAAGGGCATTTCAATCGCTGTGGCGCTGCCGCGCGACGTTATTGGCGACATTCGATCCGCCCCGACGATGGATTATTTTCAACAGTATCACGCTTTGAATAAAAAACTCGATATGCTGGCTGTTTTGTGCGCCGAGGCTCTCAATAAAGCAGGCTATCAAGCTTACCCTCAAACGGTTTCCGCGACAAAAGAATACGGCGTTTTCAGGACGATCATGCCGCATAAAACCGTTGCCGTCCGCGCTGGTCTCGGCTGGATCGGAAAGAGCGCCTTGTTTGTCACGGAACAATACGGTTCTGCTGTACGCCTGACATCTGTTTTGACGAATGCGCCGCTTCAATGCGCTGGTGCCGCTATGACTCCGAAATGCGGCGATTGCATGATCTGCACCAACGCCTGCCCGGGTAAGGCGATTTTAGGGCGTCTTTGGCACGCCGAAATGGACCGAGACACATACTTCGACGCCATGGCGTGCCGGTTAAAGGCCCGCGAGATTGCGGCAAAGGCCCTGAACAAAGACATCACCCTCTGCGGTAAATGCATCGAGATTTGTTCGTACACCCAGGGCTATATCAGTCGAAATTTGTGA
- a CDS encoding pyridoxamine 5'-phosphate oxidase family protein, which produces MRKADREIKDFNDIVGVLDRCQTIRLGLNGDEYPYVVPLSFGYEAADGAVTIYFHGATEGLKHELILKNNKVCVEADIFYRYTGTGHGITTEYESVIGFGTIHKADTAEAIKGLELLLNHCRAGSASASECVALGITAVYGIELERITGKRRFVEAGGQE; this is translated from the coding sequence ATGCGCAAAGCGGACAGGGAAATAAAAGATTTTAACGACATCGTCGGTGTTCTCGATCGGTGCCAGACAATCCGGCTGGGGCTAAATGGCGACGAGTATCCATACGTTGTGCCGCTGTCGTTTGGCTATGAAGCGGCAGACGGCGCGGTGACAATCTATTTTCACGGTGCGACGGAAGGGCTCAAGCACGAGCTTATTTTAAAAAACAATAAGGTTTGCGTCGAGGCGGATATCTTTTACCGCTATACCGGCACGGGGCACGGCATCACAACCGAGTATGAAAGTGTGATTGGCTTCGGCACGATCCACAAAGCCGATACCGCCGAGGCTATCAAGGGCCTTGAGCTTTTACTAAACCATTGCCGGGCGGGTAGTGCCTCAGCGTCCGAATGCGTGGCACTTGGTATCACGGCTGTCTATGGCATTGAGCTGGAGCGGATTACCGGAAAGCGCCGTTTCGTTGAAGCCGGAGGTCAGGAATGA
- a CDS encoding PaaI family thioesterase, which produces MKKKVVRKQNNSSRCFVCGVTNDASLGTAFYELEDGTLAATAIARSFHQSYPGRVHGGVSSALLDETIGRAINITEPDAWGVTVEIITRYKKPVPYDVPLLIIGKITENKRRLFSGEGRLILPDGTVAVTATARYMKMKLSDISAFDGDADVWALFPRDGDPVALEVPEEG; this is translated from the coding sequence ATGAAAAAGAAAGTCGTCCGAAAGCAAAACAATTCCTCGCGCTGCTTTGTCTGCGGTGTTACGAACGACGCGTCGCTCGGCACGGCGTTTTATGAGCTGGAGGACGGGACGCTCGCTGCGACGGCCATCGCCCGCTCTTTCCACCAGAGCTATCCCGGTCGCGTGCATGGCGGCGTCTCGTCGGCGCTTCTTGACGAGACGATTGGCCGGGCTATAAACATTACCGAGCCGGACGCCTGGGGTGTCACCGTGGAGATCATAACGCGCTATAAAAAGCCCGTTCCCTACGACGTGCCGCTCCTTATCATCGGAAAAATCACCGAAAACAAACGGCGGCTCTTTTCCGGCGAGGGGCGACTAATCCTACCGGACGGCACCGTCGCTGTGACAGCCACAGCACGGTATATGAAGATGAAGCTCTCTGATATTTCGGCGTTTGACGGCGATGCCGATGTCTGGGCACTCTTCCCGCGGGATGGCGACCCTGTAGCGCTGGAGGTGCCGGAGGAAGGATGA
- a CDS encoding flavodoxin family protein: MNIGIVVHSHTQNTLSVGERLKEALAAKGHTVALKRVIAVNEDPTSNQPVLLAEAPDVSGDDYVIFGAPVRAFSISPVMKVYLQQMSSINGKKVACFVTQYLKKPWMGGNRAVRQMTRLAASLNGSVVHTGIVNWTSPARDEQIETVLSEFCLV, encoded by the coding sequence ATGAATATTGGCATCGTCGTTCATTCTCACACCCAAAACACGCTCTCCGTCGGCGAGCGACTGAAAGAGGCGCTTGCCGCCAAGGGGCATACCGTTGCGCTCAAACGCGTAATCGCCGTAAACGAGGACCCCACCTCAAACCAGCCCGTTCTTTTAGCCGAAGCACCGGATGTATCTGGTGACGATTACGTTATCTTCGGCGCACCTGTCCGCGCCTTTTCAATTTCACCCGTCATGAAGGTCTACCTTCAGCAAATGTCCTCCATAAATGGCAAAAAAGTTGCCTGCTTTGTCACACAGTATCTGAAAAAACCCTGGATGGGCGGCAACCGGGCGGTCAGACAGATGACACGTCTGGCAGCCTCTTTAAACGGCAGCGTTGTTCATACCGGCATCGTCAATTGGACAAGTCCTGCGCGTGACGAGCAGATCGAAACGGTGCTGTCGGAATTCTGTCTGGTCTGA
- the nrdG gene encoding anaerobic ribonucleoside-triphosphate reductase activating protein: MRIAGTVQESIVDGPGLRYVVFTQGCPHHCPGCHNPETHDPVGGTERPVEAIIKELLSNPLTDGVTLSGGEPFIQAGDCAAIAEVAKNAGLTVWVYSGYTFEELIISPDPAVLKLLRLTDVLVDGPFVLAERSLTLRWRGSKNQRLVDVTKSFEAGCAVTLD; this comes from the coding sequence ATGCGTATCGCCGGAACAGTTCAGGAGTCGATTGTCGACGGGCCTGGCCTCCGCTATGTGGTGTTCACGCAGGGTTGCCCCCATCACTGCCCCGGCTGCCACAATCCCGAAACGCATGACCCCGTGGGCGGCACTGAAAGACCTGTCGAAGCGATTATTAAAGAGCTACTGTCAAACCCTTTAACGGACGGCGTGACGCTCTCAGGCGGAGAACCGTTTATTCAGGCGGGCGATTGTGCGGCGATTGCCGAGGTGGCAAAAAACGCCGGTCTCACCGTTTGGGTGTACTCCGGATACACTTTTGAAGAGCTCATTATTTCCCCTGACCCGGCAGTTTTGAAGCTCCTCCGGCTGACCGATGTGCTCGTAGACGGGCCATTTGTCCTCGCAGAGCGCAGTCTCACCCTCCGATGGCGTGGCAGTAAAAATCAGCGCCTCGTCGATGTCACGAAAAGCTTCGAAGCAGGCTGCGCCGTGACGCTTGATTAA
- a CDS encoding anaerobic ribonucleoside triphosphate reductase — protein MPVTSIKKRDGRTVPFDVAKIAEAVRKAFDATYRPDSNGTATELANEVLSILEVEGNEAPDVEHIQDIVEKVLMDNGFVTTAKAYILYRDQRSRRRQMNTRLMQTYEEITYADARDSDVKRENANIDGDTAMGVMLKYGSEGAKQFYNMFVLNPDHAKAHTDGDIHIHDLDFLTLTTTCTQIDITKLFKGGFSTGHGTLREPNDIASYSALGCIAIQSNQNDQHGGQSIVNFDYGMAEGVKKTYIRLYRQNLAKAIMLWKGLTEDIENDVKEIVAAVLAQTGLVPTLENNASYLAAELPLLVDRFGDADGMQKAQQLALRYAEKETDRATYQAMEAFIHNLNTMHSRAGAQTPFSSINYGMDTSPEGRMVMKNVMLATEAGLGNGETPIFPIQIFRVKDGVNLNPGEPNYDLFQLACRCSAKRLFPNFSFVDAPYNLKYYKEGCPETEIAYMGCRTRVISNVFDPEQEFCSGRGNLSFTSINLPRLAIKAKGDLGRFFEDLDAKLTLVVDQLLERFEIQARKHVYNYPFLMGQGVWVDSDKLGWNDEVREVIKHGTLTIGFIGLAETLVALIGEHHGQSERAQNLGLEIVSHMRARCDAESRKRHLNFSLIATPAEGLSGRFVKLDKKKFGVIPGITDRDYYTNSFHIPVYFPISAFDKIRLEAPYHALTNAGHISYIEMDGDPMENLEAFEKIIRYMQKCGVGYGSINHPVDRDPVCGYTGIIKDECPHCGRTESAEAVGFERIRRITGYLVGTLDRFNNGKRAEEAERVKHGCSLT, from the coding sequence ATGCCAGTGACGAGCATTAAAAAGAGAGACGGGAGGACAGTACCGTTCGACGTCGCCAAGATTGCGGAGGCTGTCAGAAAGGCGTTTGACGCGACCTACAGACCCGACAGCAACGGGACGGCGACCGAGCTTGCCAACGAAGTGTTATCGATTCTCGAGGTCGAGGGTAACGAAGCGCCCGACGTCGAGCATATTCAGGATATCGTCGAAAAGGTTTTAATGGATAACGGCTTTGTGACGACGGCAAAGGCCTATATTCTTTACCGGGACCAGCGCAGCCGCCGCCGCCAGATGAATACGCGCCTGATGCAGACGTATGAGGAGATCACATATGCCGACGCGCGCGACTCAGACGTTAAGCGCGAAAATGCCAATATCGACGGCGATACGGCCATGGGCGTCATGCTCAAGTACGGCTCCGAGGGGGCCAAGCAGTTCTATAACATGTTTGTCTTAAACCCCGATCATGCCAAAGCCCATACGGATGGGGACATCCATATACACGACCTTGACTTTTTGACGCTGACGACGACGTGTACACAGATTGACATCACAAAGCTCTTTAAGGGCGGTTTTTCAACCGGCCATGGGACGCTGCGCGAACCAAACGACATCGCCTCCTATTCGGCGCTTGGCTGTATCGCCATTCAGTCTAACCAAAACGACCAGCACGGCGGGCAGAGCATCGTCAATTTTGACTACGGAATGGCCGAAGGCGTCAAGAAGACGTACATCCGTCTTTACCGCCAGAACCTCGCCAAAGCGATTATGCTCTGGAAAGGCCTGACGGAGGATATTGAAAACGACGTCAAGGAGATTGTCGCCGCTGTCCTGGCGCAAACGGGCCTTGTGCCGACGCTTGAAAACAACGCATCGTATCTCGCGGCAGAGCTCCCGCTCCTTGTCGACCGGTTCGGCGACGCCGACGGCATGCAGAAGGCGCAGCAGCTGGCGCTCCGCTATGCCGAGAAAGAGACCGACCGGGCGACCTATCAGGCGATGGAGGCTTTTATCCACAACCTCAACACGATGCACTCGCGCGCCGGCGCGCAGACGCCGTTTTCCTCCATCAACTACGGGATGGACACGTCGCCCGAGGGCCGCATGGTCATGAAAAACGTCATGCTCGCCACAGAGGCTGGCCTCGGCAACGGCGAAACGCCGATTTTCCCAATCCAGATTTTCCGTGTCAAGGACGGCGTCAACTTAAACCCCGGCGAGCCGAATTACGACCTGTTCCAATTGGCCTGCCGTTGTTCGGCCAAGCGCCTGTTCCCGAACTTCTCGTTTGTGGACGCGCCATATAACCTCAAATACTATAAGGAAGGCTGCCCTGAAACGGAAATTGCCTACATGGGCTGCCGCACGCGCGTCATCTCCAACGTTTTTGACCCCGAGCAGGAATTCTGCAGCGGGCGCGGCAATCTGTCGTTTACGTCTATTAATCTGCCGCGGCTGGCCATCAAGGCCAAGGGTGACCTTGGGCGCTTTTTTGAGGACCTCGATGCCAAGCTGACGCTCGTTGTCGATCAGCTTTTAGAGCGCTTTGAAATCCAAGCCCGCAAACATGTGTATAACTACCCGTTTTTGATGGGGCAGGGCGTCTGGGTCGACAGTGACAAGCTCGGCTGGAATGATGAGGTGCGTGAAGTTATTAAACACGGCACACTGACCATCGGCTTTATCGGCCTGGCCGAAACGCTTGTCGCCCTCATCGGGGAGCACCACGGCCAAAGTGAGCGGGCGCAGAATCTCGGCCTCGAGATCGTCAGCCATATGCGTGCCCGGTGCGACGCCGAAAGCCGCAAGCGGCATTTGAACTTCTCTTTGATTGCTACGCCCGCAGAGGGCCTGTCCGGCCGCTTTGTCAAGCTGGATAAAAAGAAGTTCGGCGTCATCCCCGGCATCACAGACAGAGATTACTATACGAACAGCTTCCACATCCCCGTTTATTTCCCGATCAGCGCCTTTGATAAAATCCGCCTTGAAGCGCCGTATCACGCCCTGACAAATGCCGGGCACATCAGTTACATCGAGATGGACGGCGACCCCATGGAAAATCTTGAGGCGTTTGAAAAAATTATCCGTTATATGCAGAAATGCGGCGTCGGTTACGGGTCCATCAACCACCCGGTTGACCGTGACCCCGTCTGCGGCTATACGGGCATCATCAAGGACGAGTGCCCCCACTGCGGCCGGACGGAGAGCGCGGAAGCCGTCGGCTTTGAGCGCATCCGGCGCATCACCGGTTATCTCGTCGGGACGCTGGATCGCTTCAACAATGGCAAGCGTGCCGAGGAGGCCGAGCGCGTCAAGCACGGCTGCAGCTTAACGTAA
- a CDS encoding MFS transporter produces the protein MEFKQSFKIWPGQSFAPFFLSQTAVASAACIQLIALSRLLVTQTNSGFYTGLGVVTAPIPGVIVSLLAGRIGDRFSSRLLLIFFDVLRGVFVLIFAFSKTAGATLFVMLVVSFLDVFYSPARSKLFRGLMTEGELLRGSALLTGGSGSVNLLVPMLTGLFVHTFGVMAAFVISGAFYWLSALLLLKLPRQAPPVSQKRVRPFGAMAEGIIICLRSPELRRVLALVAALDVGTVAVNIAFYAYAFDVLRVTSRYWGLLLSVLYGMNLFAMLLLLRYKNYFDKNPLLKVTLFLPVIALVWYLYGLTGSLARILILAAAEGLFASLAGTLLTTRLLSSADKRYAARVTGARDLVSSASKLIGIGAATLLLVFFPPAAVFISSAALLLAAAFLLLAWQADDGGQKHHGVIAPEERSGYDE, from the coding sequence ATGGAGTTCAAACAATCGTTTAAAATCTGGCCGGGCCAATCATTTGCACCTTTTTTTCTGAGCCAGACGGCTGTTGCCAGCGCCGCCTGCATTCAGCTTATTGCCTTATCGCGCCTTTTAGTAACGCAGACGAATTCCGGATTTTATACAGGTCTCGGCGTCGTCACGGCACCCATACCGGGCGTTATTGTCTCACTGCTGGCCGGGCGCATCGGCGACCGTTTTTCATCGCGGCTGCTGCTCATTTTCTTTGATGTTCTGCGCGGCGTGTTTGTTCTTATATTTGCCTTTTCGAAAACGGCGGGTGCGACGCTCTTTGTCATGCTGGTCGTGAGCTTTCTTGACGTTTTTTACAGCCCGGCCCGCAGCAAGCTTTTCAGAGGCCTCATGACAGAGGGCGAGCTCCTCCGCGGGAGTGCCCTTCTGACAGGGGGAAGCGGCAGCGTCAATCTCCTTGTGCCAATGCTCACAGGCCTGTTCGTCCACACGTTCGGGGTGATGGCGGCCTTTGTCATAAGCGGAGCCTTCTATTGGCTCTCAGCGCTGCTGCTTCTCAAGCTGCCGCGTCAAGCACCGCCCGTTTCACAAAAGCGTGTCCGGCCGTTCGGCGCGATGGCAGAAGGCATCATAATCTGCCTGCGGTCACCAGAGCTCCGCCGCGTTTTGGCGCTCGTTGCCGCTCTTGACGTCGGAACAGTGGCCGTCAATATTGCCTTTTACGCCTACGCCTTTGATGTTTTGCGCGTCACAAGCCGCTACTGGGGTCTTTTACTTTCCGTGCTCTACGGTATGAATCTGTTTGCTATGCTCCTCCTGCTGCGGTATAAGAACTATTTTGATAAAAATCCCCTTTTGAAGGTTACGCTTTTTCTGCCAGTTATCGCGCTCGTCTGGTATTTGTACGGGCTGACGGGGAGCCTCGCCCGGATTTTAATACTCGCCGCCGCGGAAGGCCTGTTTGCATCCCTCGCGGGGACACTTCTGACGACGCGGCTTTTATCGTCGGCCGATAAGCGGTATGCCGCACGCGTGACGGGCGCGCGGGATCTTGTTTCCAGCGCATCCAAACTGATCGGCATCGGCGCGGCGACGCTTCTGCTCGTTTTTTTCCCGCCAGCCGCCGTTTTCATCTCGAGTGCGGCGCTGTTACTAGCGGCAGCCTTCTTGCTGCTGGCGTGGCAGGCGGATGACGGGGGGCAGAAGCATCACGGCGTGATAGCGCCTGAAGAAAGGAGCGGATATGATGAATGA
- a CDS encoding D-alanyl-D-alanine carboxypeptidase, with product MFKKFVTLLLMLLFLPALPTAAISAKGYALIEMTTGRLVTGQNVDVKLPMASTTKIMTGLLACESGMFDMVVTVPPEAARVEGSSIYLQPGEKLTLRELTYGLLLESGNDAATAVAIALGGTVDGFAAMMNEKAAELGLQNTHFMNPSGLDGAEHYTTALDLARLGAAAMKNDDFKKIVSTYKTRIPYNGIENGRLLINHNEMLNIYDGAMGIKTGYTKKSGRCLVTCAARDGVTLVAATLNGHDDWGDHTALLNEGFKKLRNVRLFAARPVLTAAVAGGACDSVRVTSRDNPTAALASAEVSHIQMHLSMRRFTYAPIVKGQKMGEIVWTLNGDIVARAELIALDSVASEKPNRLKGFLKAIF from the coding sequence ATGTTTAAAAAATTTGTTACGCTGCTGCTGATGCTTCTTTTTCTCCCTGCGCTGCCGACCGCCGCCATCTCCGCCAAGGGGTATGCACTAATTGAAATGACGACCGGGCGGCTTGTGACGGGGCAGAATGTAGATGTAAAGCTCCCCATGGCCTCGACAACGAAAATTATGACAGGCCTTTTAGCCTGTGAGTCCGGCATGTTTGACATGGTGGTAACGGTGCCGCCCGAAGCCGCGCGTGTTGAGGGGTCCTCCATCTATCTTCAGCCCGGTGAAAAGCTGACGCTGCGCGAGCTTACTTACGGCCTTTTGCTGGAATCCGGCAATGATGCCGCCACGGCCGTTGCGATTGCGCTGGGCGGCACAGTCGACGGCTTTGCCGCTATGATGAATGAAAAGGCCGCCGAGCTTGGTCTTCAAAACACACATTTTATGAACCCATCCGGCCTTGACGGCGCCGAGCATTATACGACGGCGCTCGATTTGGCACGCCTCGGCGCGGCAGCAATGAAAAATGATGACTTCAAAAAAATCGTCTCAACCTACAAAACGCGTATCCCATATAACGGCATCGAAAACGGCCGCCTGCTGATTAATCACAACGAAATGCTCAATATTTATGACGGCGCGATGGGTATTAAAACAGGGTACACAAAAAAAAGCGGCCGCTGCCTCGTCACCTGCGCCGCCCGCGATGGCGTCACGCTCGTGGCAGCAACGCTGAATGGGCATGACGACTGGGGCGATCACACGGCGCTGTTAAACGAGGGTTTTAAAAAGCTGAGAAACGTCCGCCTTTTTGCCGCGAGACCTGTTTTGACGGCAGCCGTTGCGGGCGGTGCGTGCGACAGCGTTCGGGTGACGAGCCGTGACAACCCGACGGCCGCTTTGGCGAGTGCGGAGGTCTCGCACATTCAAATGCACCTGTCCATGCGGCGTTTTACGTATGCGCCAATTGTCAAGGGGCAGAAGATGGGTGAAATCGTCTGGACGCTGAATGGCGATATTGTGGCGCGCGCCGAGCTTATCGCCCTCGACTCTGTCGCATCGGAAAAGCCGAACCGTCTGAAGGGCTTTTTAAAGGCGATCTTTTAA